A window of the Drosophila simulans strain w501 chromosome 2L, Prin_Dsim_3.1, whole genome shotgun sequence genome harbors these coding sequences:
- the LOC6731976 gene encoding homeotic protein spalt-major isoform X3, producing MTKPSSEEREPNASGSMPSSPVAEASAEEAATERAPEKEKDVEVDVEMPDEAPSSAVPSTEVTLPGGAGAPVTLEAIQNMQMAIAQFAAKTIANGSNGADNEAAMKQLAFLQQTLFNLQQQQLFQIQLIQQLQSQLALNQAKQEEDIEEDADQEQDQEQETDTYEEEERIADMELRQKAEARMAEAKARQHLINAGVPLRESSGSPAESLKRRREHDHESQPNRRPSLDNTHKADTAQDALAKLKEMENTPLPFGSDLASSIITNHDDLPEPNSLDLLQKRAQEVLDSASQGILANSMADDFAFGEKSGEGKGRNEPFFKHRCRYCGKVFGSDSALQIHIRSHTGERPFKCNVCGSRFTTKGNLKVHFQRHAQKFPHVPMNATPIPEHMDKFHPPLLDQMSPTDSSPNHSPAPPPLGSAPASFPPAFPGLQNLYRPPMEILKSLGAAAPHQYFPQELPTDLRKPSPQLDEDEPQVKNEPVEEKDQRDEHEQEMAECSEPEPEPLPLEVRIKEERVEEQEQVKQEDHRIEPRRTPSPSSEHRSPHHHRHSHMGYPPVVQPIQPAALMHPQSSPGSQSHLDHLPTPGQLPPREDFFAERFPLNFTTAKMLSPEHHSPVRSPAGGALPPGVPPPPHHHPHHMARSPFFNPIKHEMAALLPRPHSNDNSWENFIEVSNTCETMKLKELMKNKKISDPNQCVVCDRVLSCKSALQMHYRTHTGERPFKCRICGRAFTTKGNLKTHMAVHKIRPPMRNFHQCPVCHKKYSNALVLQQHIRLHTGEPTDLTPEQIQAAEIRDPPPSMMPGHFMNPFAAAAFHFGALPGGPGGPPGPNHGAHNGALGSESSQGDMDDNMDCGEDYDDDVSSEHLSNSNLEQEGDRSRSGDDFKSLLFEQKLRIDATGVVNTNPVRPRSSASSHGHSVGSTSAPTSPSVHASSQAIKRSSSPARSEASQGALDLTPRAAPTSSSSSRSPLPKEKPVSPPSLPRSPSGSGHASANLLTSPLPPTVGIDCLPPGLQHHLQQQHQHLMQQQAAVAAAAAAQHHHHQQMAALHQHQEQLRREAAEAQQKAAAAAAAAAAAAAAQRQTPPQARDQRQEGGPGAGPPPNPLMGARPPFGMFPNLPLFPPATTQNMCNAMNQIAQSVMPAAPFNPLALSGVRGSTTCGICYKTFPCHSALEIHYRSHTKERPFKCSICDRGFTTKGNLKQHMLTHKIRDMEQETFRNRAVKYMSEWNEDRE from the exons ATGACAAAGCCCAGTTCAGAGGAGCGGGAACCGAATGCCAGTGGCTCCATGCCGAGCTCCCCAGTGGCGGAGGCCAGTGCCGAGGAGGCGGCCACCGAGAGGGCgccggagaaggagaaggacgTGGAGGTGGATGTGGAGATGCCCGATGAGGCACCCAGCAGTGCGGTGCCCTCGACGGAGGTAACTCTGCCgggcggagcaggagcaccGGTCACCCTGGAGGCCATCCAGAATATGCAAATGGCCATTGCCCAGTTTGCGGCCAAGACCATTGCGAATGGTTCCAATGGAGCCGACAATGAGGCTGCCATGAAGCAGCTGGCCTTTCTCCAGCAAACCCTCTTCAatctgcagcaacagcagctctTCCAGATCCAGCTGATCCAGCAGCTCCAGTCGCAGTTGGCACTTAACCAGGCCAAACAGGAAGAGGATATCGAGGAGGATGCggatcaggagcaggatcaggaACAGGAAACAGATACCtatgaggaggaggagcgcatTGCCGATATGGAACTGCGCCAGAAGGCGGAGGCCAGAATGGCGGAGGCTAAGGCGCGTCAGCATCTGATAAATGCGGGTGTACCGCTGCGAGAGTCCTCCGGTTCTCCAGCTGAATCTCTGAAGCGAAGACGTGAACATGATCACGAATCCCAACCAAATCGTAGACCGAGTTTGGATAACACACACAAAGCAGATACGGCGCAGGATGCGCTGGCCAAGTTAAAGGAAATGGAGAACACACCACTGCCCTTCGGTTCCGACCTGGCCTCCAGCATTATCACCAACCATGATGATCTGCCCGAGCCGAATTCCCTGGATCTGCTCCAGAAACGTGCCCAGGAGGTGCTGGACTCCGCGTCGCAGGGAATCCTGGCCAACAGCATGGCTGACGACTTTGCCTTCGGTGAGAAATCGGGTGAGGGAAAGGGTCGCAATGAGCCGTTCTTTAAGCACCGCTGCAGGTACTGCGGGAAGGTCTTTGGATCGGACTCGGCGCTCCAAATCCACATAAGATCACATACTGGCGAGCGGCCCTTTAAGTGCAATGTGTGCGGCAGTCGGTTCACCACCAAGGGAAACCTCAAGGTTCACTTTCAGCGGCATGCCCAAAAGTTCCCCCATGTGCCCATgaatgccacgcccattccGGAGCACATGGACAAGTTTCATCCGCCGCTGCTGGATCAAATGTCGCCCACGGATAGCTCTCCCAATCATTcccccgccccgcccccatTGGGTTCTGCTCCGGCATCCTTTCCGCCCGCCTTCCCTGGCCTCCAGAATCTCTATCGCCCGCCCATGGAAATCCTTAAAAGTCTTGGAGCCGCTGCGCCGCACCAATACTTCCCTCAGGAGTTGCCCACGGATCTGAGAAAGCCCTCGCCTCAATTGGATGAGGATGAGCCGCAGGTAAAGAACGAACCTGTCGAAGAGAAGGACCAGCGGGATGAACATGAACAGGAGATGGCAGAGTGCTCAGAGCCCGAGCCGGAACCACTGCCCCTGGAGGTGCGCATCAAGGAGGAGCGTgtggaggagcaggaacaggTTAAGCAGGAGGACCATCGCATAGAGCCACGAAGGACACCCTCTCCTTCATCAGAGCACCGCTCCCCGCACCACCACCGTCATAGCCACATGGGCTATCCACCAGTGGTGCAGCCCATCCAACCGGCCGCACTAATGCATCCGCAATCTTCGCCCGGTTCCCAATCCCACCTAGATCACCTGCCCACGCCTGGGCAATTGCCACCCCGCGAGGATTTCTTTGCTGAGCGTTTCCCCCTCAACTTTACCACCGCCAAGATGCTATCCCCTGAACACCACTCTCCAGTAAGATCGCCCGCAGGCGGAGCACTTCCGCCGGGTGTTCCaccaccaccgcaccaccacccGCACCACATGGCCAGATCGCCGTTCTTTAATCCCATCAAGCACGAGATGGCCGCACTACTGCCCCGCCCACACAGCAACGATAACTCGTGGGAGAACTTCATCGAGGTTTCGAACACCTGTGAGACCATGAAGCTCAAGGAGCTGATGAAGAACAAGAAGATCAGCGATCCCAATCAGTGTGTGGTCTGCGATCGGGTGTTATCCTGCAAGAGTGCCCTCCAGATGCACTACCGAACCCACACCGGTGAGCGCCCATTCAAGTGCAGGATCTGCGGCCGGGCATTCACCACCAAGGGCAACCTAAAGACCCACATGGCTGTGCACAAGATTCGTCCGCCGATGAGGAACTTCCACCAATGCCCCGTTTGCCACAAGAAGTACTCGAATGCCCTGGTCCTGCAGCAGCACATCCGATTGCATACGGGTGAACCCACTGATCTGACGCCGGAGCAAATCCAGGCGGCGGAGATCAGGGACCCACCACCTTCGATGATGCCCGGTCACTTTATGAATCCCTTCGCAGCGGCTGCCTTCCATTTCGGCGCTCTTCCCGGCGGTCCAGGGGGTCCGCCGGGTCCGAATCATGGTGCCCACAATGGCGCCTTGGGATCGGAGTCGTCGCAGGGTGATATGGATGATAATATGGACTGCGGCGAGGACTACGACGATGATGTGTCGTCGGAGCACCTCTCGAATAGTAATCTCGAGCAGGAGGGCGACAGATCGCGCTCTGGTGATGACTTCAAGTCCCTGTTGTTCGAGCAAAAGTTGAGGATTGATGCCACCGGCGTGGTCAACACGAACCCCGTAAGACCGCGTTCCTCCGCCTCGAGTCATGGCCATTCGGTGGGCTCAACCTCTGCGCCCACCTCGCCCAGCGTACATGCATCATCCCAGGCTATCAAGCGCAGCTCTTCGCCCGCTCGTTCGGAGGCTTCTCAGGGAGCCCTGGACTTGACGCCCCGTGCTGCTCCCACCTCGAGTTCCAGTTCGCGTTCGCCCCTGCCAAAGGAGAAGCCAGTCAGTCCGCCCAGCTTGCCTAGGAGCCCCAGTGGCTCTGGCCACGCCTCCGCCAACCTACTGACCTCACCTCTGCCGCCCACCGTGGGCATTGACTGCTTGCCCCCCGGACTGCAACaccatctgcagcagcagcatcagcactTGATGCAGCAACAGGCGGCAgtagcagcggcagcagctgcgcagcaccaccatcaccagcaAATGGCTGCACTGCATCAGCACCAGGAGCAACTGCGTCGCGAGGCAGCTGAGGCGCAGCAAAAggccgcagcagctgctgcagcagcggccgcagcagccgcGGCCCAGCGTCAAACCCCGCCGCAAGCGCGCGATCAGCGGCAGGAAGGCGGACCGGGAGCGGGACCGCCGCCCAATCCGCTGATGGGCGCCCGCCCGCCCTTTGGCATGTTCCCCAACCTGCCGCTCTTCCCCCCCGCCACCACCCAGAACATGTGCAATGCCATGAACCAGATCGCCCAGTCCGTAATGCCGGCGGCTCCATTCAACCCACTGGCTCTCAGCGGGGTTCGCGGCAGCACCACCTGCGGCATCTGCTACAAGACATTCCCCTGCCACTCGGCGCTGGAGATCCACTACAGGAGCCACACCAAGGAGCGGCCATTCAAGTGCAGCATCTGTGATCGCGGCTTTACGACCAAG GGCAACCTGAAGCAACACATGCTAACTCATAAAATCCGCGATATGGAGCAAGAAACCTTCAGAAATCGTGCCGTAAAGTAT ATGAGTGAGTGGAACGAAGATCGCGAATAA
- the LOC6731976 gene encoding homeotic protein spalt-major isoform X1 produces the protein MKNHLSNVLCAMRSDFKDNHQETINKMIQFGTVKYGIVKQLKDRARSADKDIGSDQEENGGCSPLTTATTTASPSRSPEPEEEQPEEHSTPEQSIPEQSTTDHQLENDIKSEAKSEIEPVEDNNNRVAMTKPSSEEREPNASGSMPSSPVAEASAEEAATERAPEKEKDVEVDVEMPDEAPSSAVPSTEVTLPGGAGAPVTLEAIQNMQMAIAQFAAKTIANGSNGADNEAAMKQLAFLQQTLFNLQQQQLFQIQLIQQLQSQLALNQAKQEEDIEEDADQEQDQEQETDTYEEEERIADMELRQKAEARMAEAKARQHLINAGVPLRESSGSPAESLKRRREHDHESQPNRRPSLDNTHKADTAQDALAKLKEMENTPLPFGSDLASSIITNHDDLPEPNSLDLLQKRAQEVLDSASQGILANSMADDFAFGEKSGEGKGRNEPFFKHRCRYCGKVFGSDSALQIHIRSHTGERPFKCNVCGSRFTTKGNLKVHFQRHAQKFPHVPMNATPIPEHMDKFHPPLLDQMSPTDSSPNHSPAPPPLGSAPASFPPAFPGLQNLYRPPMEILKSLGAAAPHQYFPQELPTDLRKPSPQLDEDEPQVKNEPVEEKDQRDEHEQEMAECSEPEPEPLPLEVRIKEERVEEQEQVKQEDHRIEPRRTPSPSSEHRSPHHHRHSHMGYPPVVQPIQPAALMHPQSSPGSQSHLDHLPTPGQLPPREDFFAERFPLNFTTAKMLSPEHHSPVRSPAGGALPPGVPPPPHHHPHHMARSPFFNPIKHEMAALLPRPHSNDNSWENFIEVSNTCETMKLKELMKNKKISDPNQCVVCDRVLSCKSALQMHYRTHTGERPFKCRICGRAFTTKGNLKTHMAVHKIRPPMRNFHQCPVCHKKYSNALVLQQHIRLHTGEPTDLTPEQIQAAEIRDPPPSMMPGHFMNPFAAAAFHFGALPGGPGGPPGPNHGAHNGALGSESSQGDMDDNMDCGEDYDDDVSSEHLSNSNLEQEGDRSRSGDDFKSLLFEQKLRIDATGVVNTNPVRPRSSASSHGHSVGSTSAPTSPSVHASSQAIKRSSSPARSEASQGALDLTPRAAPTSSSSSRSPLPKEKPVSPPSLPRSPSGSGHASANLLTSPLPPTVGIDCLPPGLQHHLQQQHQHLMQQQAAVAAAAAAQHHHHQQMAALHQHQEQLRREAAEAQQKAAAAAAAAAAAAAAQRQTPPQARDQRQEGGPGAGPPPNPLMGARPPFGMFPNLPLFPPATTQNMCNAMNQIAQSVMPAAPFNPLALSGVRGSTTCGICYKTFPCHSALEIHYRSHTKERPFKCSICDRGFTTKGNLKQHMLTHKIRDMEQETFRNRAVKYMSEWNEDRE, from the exons ACATCGGTAGCGATCAGGAGGAGAATGGTGGCTGCTCGCCACTGACCACGGCCACCACTACGGCCAGTCCGAGCCGGAGTCCCgagccggaggaggagcagcccgAGGAGCATAGCACTCCCGAGCAGAGCATACCAGAGCAAAGCACCACAGACCACCAACTCGAGAACGATATCAAATCCGAGGCGAAATCAGAGATAGAGCCCGTTGAGGATAACAACAACAGAGTGGCGATGACAAAGCCCAGTTCAGAGGAGCGGGAACCGAATGCCAGTGGCTCCATGCCGAGCTCCCCAGTGGCGGAGGCCAGTGCCGAGGAGGCGGCCACCGAGAGGGCgccggagaaggagaaggacgTGGAGGTGGATGTGGAGATGCCCGATGAGGCACCCAGCAGTGCGGTGCCCTCGACGGAGGTAACTCTGCCgggcggagcaggagcaccGGTCACCCTGGAGGCCATCCAGAATATGCAAATGGCCATTGCCCAGTTTGCGGCCAAGACCATTGCGAATGGTTCCAATGGAGCCGACAATGAGGCTGCCATGAAGCAGCTGGCCTTTCTCCAGCAAACCCTCTTCAatctgcagcaacagcagctctTCCAGATCCAGCTGATCCAGCAGCTCCAGTCGCAGTTGGCACTTAACCAGGCCAAACAGGAAGAGGATATCGAGGAGGATGCggatcaggagcaggatcaggaACAGGAAACAGATACCtatgaggaggaggagcgcatTGCCGATATGGAACTGCGCCAGAAGGCGGAGGCCAGAATGGCGGAGGCTAAGGCGCGTCAGCATCTGATAAATGCGGGTGTACCGCTGCGAGAGTCCTCCGGTTCTCCAGCTGAATCTCTGAAGCGAAGACGTGAACATGATCACGAATCCCAACCAAATCGTAGACCGAGTTTGGATAACACACACAAAGCAGATACGGCGCAGGATGCGCTGGCCAAGTTAAAGGAAATGGAGAACACACCACTGCCCTTCGGTTCCGACCTGGCCTCCAGCATTATCACCAACCATGATGATCTGCCCGAGCCGAATTCCCTGGATCTGCTCCAGAAACGTGCCCAGGAGGTGCTGGACTCCGCGTCGCAGGGAATCCTGGCCAACAGCATGGCTGACGACTTTGCCTTCGGTGAGAAATCGGGTGAGGGAAAGGGTCGCAATGAGCCGTTCTTTAAGCACCGCTGCAGGTACTGCGGGAAGGTCTTTGGATCGGACTCGGCGCTCCAAATCCACATAAGATCACATACTGGCGAGCGGCCCTTTAAGTGCAATGTGTGCGGCAGTCGGTTCACCACCAAGGGAAACCTCAAGGTTCACTTTCAGCGGCATGCCCAAAAGTTCCCCCATGTGCCCATgaatgccacgcccattccGGAGCACATGGACAAGTTTCATCCGCCGCTGCTGGATCAAATGTCGCCCACGGATAGCTCTCCCAATCATTcccccgccccgcccccatTGGGTTCTGCTCCGGCATCCTTTCCGCCCGCCTTCCCTGGCCTCCAGAATCTCTATCGCCCGCCCATGGAAATCCTTAAAAGTCTTGGAGCCGCTGCGCCGCACCAATACTTCCCTCAGGAGTTGCCCACGGATCTGAGAAAGCCCTCGCCTCAATTGGATGAGGATGAGCCGCAGGTAAAGAACGAACCTGTCGAAGAGAAGGACCAGCGGGATGAACATGAACAGGAGATGGCAGAGTGCTCAGAGCCCGAGCCGGAACCACTGCCCCTGGAGGTGCGCATCAAGGAGGAGCGTgtggaggagcaggaacaggTTAAGCAGGAGGACCATCGCATAGAGCCACGAAGGACACCCTCTCCTTCATCAGAGCACCGCTCCCCGCACCACCACCGTCATAGCCACATGGGCTATCCACCAGTGGTGCAGCCCATCCAACCGGCCGCACTAATGCATCCGCAATCTTCGCCCGGTTCCCAATCCCACCTAGATCACCTGCCCACGCCTGGGCAATTGCCACCCCGCGAGGATTTCTTTGCTGAGCGTTTCCCCCTCAACTTTACCACCGCCAAGATGCTATCCCCTGAACACCACTCTCCAGTAAGATCGCCCGCAGGCGGAGCACTTCCGCCGGGTGTTCCaccaccaccgcaccaccacccGCACCACATGGCCAGATCGCCGTTCTTTAATCCCATCAAGCACGAGATGGCCGCACTACTGCCCCGCCCACACAGCAACGATAACTCGTGGGAGAACTTCATCGAGGTTTCGAACACCTGTGAGACCATGAAGCTCAAGGAGCTGATGAAGAACAAGAAGATCAGCGATCCCAATCAGTGTGTGGTCTGCGATCGGGTGTTATCCTGCAAGAGTGCCCTCCAGATGCACTACCGAACCCACACCGGTGAGCGCCCATTCAAGTGCAGGATCTGCGGCCGGGCATTCACCACCAAGGGCAACCTAAAGACCCACATGGCTGTGCACAAGATTCGTCCGCCGATGAGGAACTTCCACCAATGCCCCGTTTGCCACAAGAAGTACTCGAATGCCCTGGTCCTGCAGCAGCACATCCGATTGCATACGGGTGAACCCACTGATCTGACGCCGGAGCAAATCCAGGCGGCGGAGATCAGGGACCCACCACCTTCGATGATGCCCGGTCACTTTATGAATCCCTTCGCAGCGGCTGCCTTCCATTTCGGCGCTCTTCCCGGCGGTCCAGGGGGTCCGCCGGGTCCGAATCATGGTGCCCACAATGGCGCCTTGGGATCGGAGTCGTCGCAGGGTGATATGGATGATAATATGGACTGCGGCGAGGACTACGACGATGATGTGTCGTCGGAGCACCTCTCGAATAGTAATCTCGAGCAGGAGGGCGACAGATCGCGCTCTGGTGATGACTTCAAGTCCCTGTTGTTCGAGCAAAAGTTGAGGATTGATGCCACCGGCGTGGTCAACACGAACCCCGTAAGACCGCGTTCCTCCGCCTCGAGTCATGGCCATTCGGTGGGCTCAACCTCTGCGCCCACCTCGCCCAGCGTACATGCATCATCCCAGGCTATCAAGCGCAGCTCTTCGCCCGCTCGTTCGGAGGCTTCTCAGGGAGCCCTGGACTTGACGCCCCGTGCTGCTCCCACCTCGAGTTCCAGTTCGCGTTCGCCCCTGCCAAAGGAGAAGCCAGTCAGTCCGCCCAGCTTGCCTAGGAGCCCCAGTGGCTCTGGCCACGCCTCCGCCAACCTACTGACCTCACCTCTGCCGCCCACCGTGGGCATTGACTGCTTGCCCCCCGGACTGCAACaccatctgcagcagcagcatcagcactTGATGCAGCAACAGGCGGCAgtagcagcggcagcagctgcgcagcaccaccatcaccagcaAATGGCTGCACTGCATCAGCACCAGGAGCAACTGCGTCGCGAGGCAGCTGAGGCGCAGCAAAAggccgcagcagctgctgcagcagcggccgcagcagccgcGGCCCAGCGTCAAACCCCGCCGCAAGCGCGCGATCAGCGGCAGGAAGGCGGACCGGGAGCGGGACCGCCGCCCAATCCGCTGATGGGCGCCCGCCCGCCCTTTGGCATGTTCCCCAACCTGCCGCTCTTCCCCCCCGCCACCACCCAGAACATGTGCAATGCCATGAACCAGATCGCCCAGTCCGTAATGCCGGCGGCTCCATTCAACCCACTGGCTCTCAGCGGGGTTCGCGGCAGCACCACCTGCGGCATCTGCTACAAGACATTCCCCTGCCACTCGGCGCTGGAGATCCACTACAGGAGCCACACCAAGGAGCGGCCATTCAAGTGCAGCATCTGTGATCGCGGCTTTACGACCAAG GGCAACCTGAAGCAACACATGCTAACTCATAAAATCCGCGATATGGAGCAAGAAACCTTCAGAAATCGTGCCGTAAAGTAT ATGAGTGAGTGGAACGAAGATCGCGAATAA